The following coding sequences lie in one Alloacidobacterium dinghuense genomic window:
- a CDS encoding SDR family NAD(P)-dependent oxidoreductase yields MTPDRFARYPSLRGKVVLITGGGSGIGASMVEQFAHQGAKVAFLDIAETISQELVKSLTEGVEQLPFFLPCDLTDISALGSCIQNAEESVGPIEVLVNNAANDERHEWEETTPEYWDRMMAVNLRHHFFAIQAVAPGMKIRSQGSIINMSSIAWMLPGTRLPAYISAKAGIVGLTRTMARELGPSGIRVNCVLPGAIQTEKQRRLVWTPEYIERILAGQSIKRTLMPEDVARLVLFLAADDSSAITNQSYVIDGGWV; encoded by the coding sequence ATGACTCCAGACCGGTTTGCCCGCTACCCCAGTCTCAGGGGCAAGGTGGTGTTAATTACGGGGGGTGGGTCCGGCATTGGAGCCTCCATGGTGGAGCAGTTCGCGCATCAGGGCGCGAAAGTAGCTTTTCTAGACATCGCCGAAACTATATCGCAAGAACTGGTCAAGAGCCTCACTGAAGGCGTCGAGCAACTGCCGTTCTTTCTTCCCTGCGACCTGACAGATATTTCCGCGTTAGGATCATGCATTCAGAATGCCGAAGAAAGCGTCGGCCCAATTGAAGTGCTGGTGAACAACGCTGCGAATGACGAGCGCCACGAGTGGGAAGAAACGACGCCTGAATACTGGGACAGAATGATGGCAGTGAACCTGCGCCATCACTTCTTCGCGATTCAGGCCGTAGCGCCAGGAATGAAAATACGCAGCCAAGGCTCGATCATCAACATGAGTTCCATCGCCTGGATGCTTCCAGGAACCAGGCTTCCGGCCTACATTTCGGCCAAAGCAGGCATCGTGGGCCTGACGCGCACCATGGCTCGCGAGTTGGGTCCCTCGGGAATCCGGGTGAACTGTGTGCTGCCGGGCGCGATTCAGACTGAAAAACAGCGCCGGTTAGTCTGGACCCCGGAATACATCGAGAGAATCCTGGCCGGCCAAAGCATTAAAAGGACGCTCATGCCTGAGGATGTGGCCCGTCTCGTCCTCTTCCTCGCAGCTGATGACTCCTCAGCGATTACAAATCAGAGCTACGTCATCGATGGAGGCTGGGTCTGA
- the serS gene encoding serine--tRNA ligase, with amino-acid sequence MLDLAFVRANLPLVEEKLRARGQDPAALLGDFHSIDGRRRKRITEVEKLKAQRNKLSEEVGNLKKAGQDATAVMEETRAIKEKMESLEGSANEAEEQLRGILQRIPNLPHDSVPVGKSEHDNVEIKRWGEQPKFDFQPKSHWEIGEALGILDLERAAKLSGARFAVYWAEGARLERALINFMLDTHTREHGYTEVLPPFMVNSKSLFGTGQLPKFAEDLFRCVDDQGFQEGQYRENDHWLIPTAEVPVTNLYRDETLDEAKLPISLTAYTPCFRSEAGSYGKDVRGIIRQHQFQKVELVKFAKPEESYEELEKLTSNAEAILEKLGLPYRRMLLCTADLGFGSAKTYDVEVWLPGQGLYREISSCSNCEAFQARRANIRYRPKGKGKAEFLHTLNGSGLATGRTWLAILENYQQADGSVRVPEALVPYMGGQTAIAAK; translated from the coding sequence ATGCTCGATCTTGCATTCGTGAGAGCCAACTTGCCGTTGGTCGAGGAGAAGCTGCGCGCGAGGGGACAGGACCCGGCCGCGTTGCTGGGGGATTTTCATTCGATTGATGGCCGCCGTCGTAAGCGCATCACGGAAGTCGAAAAGCTGAAAGCCCAGCGCAACAAGCTGAGCGAAGAAGTCGGAAATCTGAAGAAGGCCGGGCAGGATGCGACTGCTGTTATGGAAGAGACGCGGGCGATCAAGGAAAAGATGGAATCGCTCGAAGGCTCGGCCAATGAAGCAGAGGAGCAGCTGCGCGGGATTCTGCAGCGTATCCCGAATCTTCCGCACGATTCTGTTCCCGTTGGAAAGTCCGAGCATGACAATGTTGAGATCAAGCGCTGGGGTGAGCAGCCTAAGTTTGATTTTCAACCGAAGTCGCACTGGGAGATCGGTGAGGCGCTCGGCATTCTTGACCTGGAACGCGCAGCGAAGCTTTCCGGCGCGCGGTTCGCGGTCTATTGGGCTGAGGGCGCGCGTCTCGAGCGTGCGCTCATTAACTTCATGCTCGATACGCATACGCGAGAGCATGGATACACGGAAGTCCTGCCGCCATTCATGGTCAACAGCAAGTCGCTTTTCGGGACAGGTCAACTGCCGAAATTCGCTGAAGACTTGTTTCGTTGTGTGGATGATCAGGGCTTTCAGGAAGGGCAGTATCGGGAAAATGATCACTGGCTGATTCCGACGGCGGAAGTGCCAGTTACGAATCTTTATCGCGATGAGACGTTGGATGAAGCGAAGCTGCCCATTTCGCTGACTGCTTATACACCCTGCTTCCGGTCTGAGGCGGGTTCGTATGGCAAGGATGTGCGAGGCATCATCCGTCAGCACCAGTTTCAAAAAGTGGAGCTGGTGAAATTCGCGAAGCCTGAAGAGAGCTATGAGGAGTTGGAAAAGCTCACGTCGAATGCCGAGGCCATTCTTGAGAAGTTAGGCTTGCCGTATCGGCGAATGCTGTTGTGCACGGCTGACTTGGGTTTCGGTTCGGCGAAAACTTACGATGTAGAAGTCTGGTTGCCGGGGCAAGGGCTGTATCGAGAGATTTCATCGTGCTCAAATTGCGAGGCATTTCAGGCGCGGCGTGCGAACATTCGCTATCGTCCAAAGGGCAAGGGGAAGGCGGAGTTTCTGCATACGCTTAACGGTAGTGGCCTGGCAACAGGCAGGACGTGGCTTGCGATTCTCGAAAATTATCAGCAGGCGGATGGTTCGGTACGCGTGCCGGAAGCTCTGGTGCCCTACATGGGTGGGCAGACTGCCATTGCGGCCAAGTAG
- a CDS encoding O-methyltransferase has product MTKELWTAVDEYINDQLVPSDPALDAALAACAEAELPEISVTPSQGKLLHLLARLIAARNILEIGTLGGYSTIWLARALPADGRLITMEFDPKHAEVASANIANAGLAEMVELREGKALELLPELAAEGLETFDLIFIDADKCNNLQYFDWALRLSHKGTLIIVDNVVRDGAVIEAESTNADIQGVRSMFKRIAAEPRVLCTAQQTVGSKGYDGFAIALVIG; this is encoded by the coding sequence ATGACCAAGGAATTGTGGACTGCTGTTGACGAATACATTAACGACCAGCTCGTGCCTTCAGATCCGGCCCTCGATGCTGCGTTAGCCGCCTGCGCAGAAGCAGAGCTGCCCGAGATCAGCGTCACGCCGAGCCAAGGAAAACTGCTGCATCTGCTGGCGCGCCTGATCGCAGCAAGAAATATTCTCGAAATTGGTACGCTGGGCGGTTACAGCACGATCTGGCTGGCGCGTGCCTTGCCTGCCGATGGCCGCCTCATCACCATGGAATTTGATCCGAAGCATGCCGAGGTTGCGAGCGCGAACATTGCAAATGCGGGGCTGGCAGAAATGGTCGAGCTGCGCGAAGGCAAGGCTCTGGAACTATTGCCGGAGCTGGCTGCGGAGGGTTTGGAAACCTTCGATCTCATTTTTATTGACGCTGACAAGTGCAACAATCTGCAGTATTTTGATTGGGCGCTCAGGCTTTCACACAAAGGCACGCTGATCATTGTGGACAACGTCGTGCGCGACGGCGCGGTGATTGAGGCGGAGAGTACAAACGCAGATATTCAGGGGGTTCGCAGTATGTTCAAAAGAATTGCCGCCGAGCCGCGCGTGCTTTGCACAGCTCAGCAGACAGTCGGCAGCAAGGGCTATGATGGCTTCGCTATTGCGCTGGTCATCGGCTAG
- a CDS encoding LolA family protein, translating to MNRVKISRSIITALFVVAAIPALAQNADLQKILSQMDAASQKFESAQADFSWDQLTAVVQSHEITTGTIAFRRVVSSTEMIAHVKTDNGQPAPKDILYKNGELAYYQPAIKQQTIFSTGANRQQAEGFLTLGFGGSGKDLAANWIINFQGMEAIDGTQTAKLDLTPKQVGSNQMFTHVTIWIDPARAISLKQVFFQESGDTRTAIYSNIQMNQVPASAFALKIPHDVQTIRK from the coding sequence ATGAATCGAGTCAAGATCAGCCGTTCGATTATCACAGCCCTGTTTGTAGTTGCTGCCATCCCCGCACTTGCGCAGAATGCTGACCTGCAGAAGATACTCAGCCAGATGGATGCGGCCTCGCAGAAATTCGAGAGCGCGCAGGCGGACTTCAGCTGGGACCAGCTTACCGCTGTTGTCCAGAGCCATGAGATCACAACCGGCACGATTGCCTTTCGCCGAGTCGTGTCCAGCACGGAGATGATTGCGCATGTGAAGACCGATAACGGTCAACCGGCGCCGAAGGACATCTTGTACAAGAACGGCGAGCTTGCCTATTACCAGCCGGCGATCAAGCAGCAGACCATTTTTTCTACGGGAGCCAATCGCCAGCAGGCTGAAGGTTTCCTCACGCTCGGCTTTGGCGGCAGCGGCAAGGATCTTGCGGCAAACTGGATCATTAATTTTCAGGGAATGGAAGCCATCGACGGCACGCAGACCGCGAAGCTTGACCTGACGCCGAAGCAGGTTGGTAGCAATCAGATGTTTACGCACGTCACCATCTGGATCGATCCGGCTCGGGCGATCTCGCTCAAACAGGTGTTCTTTCAGGAGAGTGGGGACACACGGACGGCGATCTATTCGAATATTCAAATGAATCAGGTCCCTGCGAGTGCGTTTGCTTTGAAAATTCCGCACGATGTTCAGACGATTCGCAAGTAA
- a CDS encoding glycosyltransferase produces MKQVFYDPQRKRWKRLRRVLDVAAVLLTVVLAVFAFSVIKRQSLPELLLPTQKRNYKALKPQPDLKKTGQQHSTRRKTHRKPSEIPLNSDEGVRAAFYVNDANSLAALKAHIHQIDLLFPDWLHVSTADGKLHAATPLFPVSVYDVVDGNGVVHGIDPENSVARTIAAAKEDTEVFPMLNDYDVAAGKWNGDVIGQMLESPAARESLHIQLDKFLAANPSYHGICLDFEQVPDEDQKLYAAWIGEIYNDFRGKNLHLYVNVQVSTPDDVVKAIAKNSDGIILMNYDQHEETSEPGPIAAQDWFEGNLAHVLKLIPKQKIICALGNYGYDWSTPLPEKGKKPSRKVLDTEDLTVQEAWQRASDADADVHLEGDELNPHFAYDDEDEHVRHQVWFLDGVTTLNELRAARQMGLRTFALWRLGSEDGSMWAVWDHPGAADAPQLLKDVPPGHDVNTEGEGDILRIVARPERGSRTVSMDVDNFTVTDEHMVTLPHAYTIGQYGYQPRKLALSFDDGPDPKWTPKILDVLKQYNVKGAFMVIGEQAQENPGLLKRYVHEGHEIGNHTFTHPDISEISPRQLDLELNLTERLFAAETGVQPLYFRPPYSIDQEPETNDQAAPADRIEQMGYIIVGNKIDTDDWNEHPRRTPQEIVQTVLDALAAMKDRPDFRGSIILLHDGGGDRSVTVAALPLLITTLRTRGYEFVPISALMGKTTADVMPPIAPQLRWQARIDSVAFFIFGFFNHFVVTVFFAGDVLMSARLILVGLFALIERFRQRKTPDTGVFEPRVAVLIPAYNEEKVIVRTVRSVMNSTYKNLRIIVIDDGSKDRTYDVVREAYPEEIASGLLTVLTKPNAGKAEALNFALQRLEEDFYVGIDADTVIAPDAVAKLVCHFADERIGAVAGNAKVGNKVNLWTRWQALEYITSQNFERRALDLFNVVTVVPGAIGAWRTNAVIKGGGYPVNTVAEDADLTMNLLEQGYKVIYEDRALAFTEAPTTMNGLMRQRFRWSFGILQAVFKHKQAFRTNRAMGLFALPNIVIFQILLPLVSPFIDIMFAAGIVQYWWNKHYHPEAASPASFEKLLVYFLAFLLIDFVTSILAFTLERRHPANKGDGWLLFHIWLQRFSYRQIFSLVLFKTLKRAIDGRPFNWDKLERTAKMSQQTEKIAAGG; encoded by the coding sequence ATGAAACAGGTTTTTTATGATCCGCAGCGGAAACGCTGGAAGCGTCTGCGACGTGTTCTTGACGTAGCCGCCGTGCTGCTTACGGTCGTCCTCGCAGTTTTTGCCTTCAGTGTGATCAAACGACAGTCTTTGCCCGAGCTGCTCCTGCCCACGCAGAAACGCAACTACAAGGCTCTCAAGCCGCAGCCGGACCTCAAGAAAACAGGACAGCAGCACTCGACGCGTCGCAAGACGCATCGCAAGCCATCCGAGATTCCCCTGAATTCCGACGAAGGCGTCCGTGCTGCTTTCTATGTGAACGATGCAAACAGCCTTGCCGCTCTCAAGGCGCACATCCACCAGATCGATCTGCTCTTTCCCGACTGGCTGCATGTAAGTACTGCAGATGGAAAGTTGCACGCCGCCACTCCCCTTTTCCCCGTGAGTGTTTATGACGTTGTCGATGGCAACGGGGTGGTACACGGCATTGATCCGGAAAATTCTGTAGCGCGCACGATTGCCGCCGCAAAGGAAGACACCGAGGTCTTCCCCATGCTCAATGATTACGACGTAGCGGCGGGCAAATGGAATGGCGACGTCATTGGGCAGATGCTCGAAAGTCCTGCCGCGCGCGAAAGCCTTCACATCCAACTAGACAAGTTCCTTGCCGCCAACCCGAGCTATCACGGCATTTGTTTGGATTTTGAGCAGGTTCCGGACGAGGACCAGAAGCTATACGCCGCCTGGATCGGAGAGATTTACAACGACTTTCGCGGCAAGAATCTCCACTTATACGTGAACGTGCAGGTCAGCACACCAGACGATGTTGTGAAGGCGATCGCGAAAAACAGCGACGGCATCATCCTGATGAACTATGACCAGCACGAGGAAACAAGCGAGCCCGGCCCGATCGCGGCGCAGGACTGGTTTGAAGGCAACCTCGCTCACGTACTCAAACTGATTCCGAAACAGAAGATCATCTGCGCTCTGGGGAACTACGGCTACGACTGGTCCACTCCTCTGCCGGAAAAGGGCAAGAAGCCAAGTCGCAAGGTGCTCGACACCGAGGATCTGACTGTGCAGGAGGCATGGCAACGCGCCTCTGACGCCGATGCTGACGTTCACCTTGAAGGCGACGAACTGAATCCCCATTTCGCCTACGACGATGAAGACGAGCATGTCCGCCACCAGGTGTGGTTCCTTGACGGCGTAACCACCTTGAACGAGCTGCGCGCTGCGCGGCAAATGGGCTTGAGAACCTTCGCACTATGGCGGCTGGGCTCCGAAGACGGCTCAATGTGGGCAGTCTGGGACCACCCCGGCGCAGCCGATGCACCGCAGCTTTTGAAAGATGTGCCACCCGGCCATGACGTAAATACTGAAGGCGAAGGCGACATTCTGCGCATAGTGGCTCGTCCCGAGCGAGGCAGCCGCACAGTAAGCATGGATGTGGACAACTTCACTGTCACCGACGAGCACATGGTGACGCTGCCCCACGCCTACACGATTGGCCAATATGGCTATCAGCCCAGGAAGCTCGCCTTATCTTTTGATGATGGCCCTGATCCCAAATGGACGCCGAAAATCCTTGATGTTCTAAAGCAATACAACGTGAAAGGCGCCTTCATGGTCATCGGCGAGCAGGCCCAGGAAAATCCCGGCCTGCTGAAGCGCTATGTGCACGAAGGCCACGAGATCGGCAATCACACCTTTACCCACCCGGACATCAGCGAAATTTCGCCACGCCAGCTTGATCTCGAATTGAACCTGACCGAGCGCCTCTTCGCTGCTGAAACCGGAGTGCAGCCGCTCTATTTCCGCCCTCCTTACTCGATTGATCAGGAACCCGAGACAAACGACCAGGCCGCGCCCGCTGATCGCATTGAGCAGATGGGATACATCATCGTCGGGAACAAGATCGACACCGACGACTGGAATGAGCATCCGCGGAGGACACCTCAGGAGATCGTCCAGACTGTTCTCGATGCCCTAGCGGCGATGAAAGACAGGCCGGACTTTCGCGGCAGCATCATCCTGCTGCACGATGGCGGCGGCGATCGGTCGGTCACCGTTGCAGCGCTCCCATTGCTGATTACTACGCTGCGCACAAGGGGCTATGAGTTCGTTCCCATTTCTGCGCTGATGGGAAAAACCACTGCAGACGTGATGCCGCCGATCGCGCCACAATTGCGCTGGCAAGCACGCATCGACTCAGTCGCATTCTTCATCTTTGGTTTCTTCAACCACTTCGTCGTGACCGTCTTCTTCGCGGGCGACGTATTGATGAGCGCTCGCCTCATTCTTGTCGGCCTTTTCGCGTTGATCGAGCGTTTTCGACAGCGCAAGACTCCTGACACTGGCGTCTTCGAGCCTCGTGTCGCTGTATTGATCCCGGCTTATAACGAAGAAAAGGTCATCGTACGCACGGTGCGTTCGGTGATGAATTCAACCTACAAAAACCTGCGCATCATTGTGATTGATGATGGCTCCAAGGATCGCACCTATGACGTCGTGCGCGAGGCATATCCAGAAGAGATTGCTTCCGGTCTATTGACCGTGCTCACAAAGCCGAATGCCGGTAAAGCTGAGGCGCTCAATTTCGCCTTGCAGCGCCTCGAAGAAGATTTCTATGTCGGCATCGACGCCGATACCGTCATCGCGCCCGACGCGGTTGCGAAACTAGTTTGTCATTTTGCCGACGAGCGTATCGGCGCCGTTGCCGGCAACGCAAAGGTCGGCAACAAGGTCAATCTCTGGACACGCTGGCAAGCGCTTGAATACATCACCAGCCAGAACTTTGAGCGCCGCGCACTCGATCTCTTCAACGTTGTCACCGTTGTTCCCGGAGCGATCGGCGCATGGCGGACGAATGCAGTCATCAAAGGCGGCGGCTACCCCGTCAATACCGTTGCTGAGGATGCCGATCTGACCATGAATCTGCTCGAACAGGGCTACAAGGTCATCTACGAAGACCGCGCCCTTGCCTTCACTGAAGCGCCGACCACCATGAACGGGCTTATGCGCCAGCGCTTCCGCTGGTCCTTCGGAATCCTGCAGGCAGTCTTCAAACACAAACAGGCCTTCCGCACCAATCGGGCCATGGGCCTATTTGCGCTGCCCAACATCGTCATTTTCCAGATCCTTCTGCCGCTGGTCTCGCCGTTCATCGACATCATGTTCGCCGCGGGAATCGTCCAGTACTGGTGGAACAAGCACTACCATCCGGAAGCCGCCAGCCCGGCCAGCTTCGAGAAGCTGCTAGTCTACTTCCTCGCATTCCTGCTCATCGACTTCGTGACCTCGATCCTCGCCTTCACGCTCGAACGGCGTCATCCGGCAAACAAAGGTGACGGCTGGCTGCTCTTCCACATCTGGCTGCAGCGCTTCTCCTACCGGCAGATATTTTCGCTGGTACTGTTCAAGACATTAAAACGCGCGATCGACGGACGCCCATTCAATTGGGACAAGCTGGAACGCACCGCGAAGATGTCGCAGCAGACAGAGAAGATTGCGGCGGGAGGCTAG
- a CDS encoding ArnT family glycosyltransferase translates to MLVALPRKWWIALLALAAGAMLRLWFIHAYPEVQGDPLIYGDIAKNWMLHGIYGLSGGQTDVEAIRPTLIRLPGYPLFLVLCFRIFGIEHYHAVMYVQTGIDLLTCLLIAGFTAKIASRRAAWVALWLAVLCPFTANYAATPLTETLELFSIALALLSFACLLENPEWRWVLVLAFAFSYAAILRPDGALLAVALCPAIVAYGAKLWGMRLMLRMAVVCGVLSVLPFVPWAVRNWRTFHVIQPLAPRYATDPGEATNPGFNRWTKTVCADLTCTWEIYWNANSDALPFDRLPNRAFDSLVQYAKTKQLFADYNKTTTLSQDIDDRFGELAQERISADPLRYYVGMPMLRLADMWLRPRTELLWIELRWWEYSKHHAETEFALAYAALNLAYIVLALIGLYRSPRFAGAMLLFILLRCALLATIEAPEPRYTLECFPILIALGGVALERRDAYFRLPI, encoded by the coding sequence ATGCTGGTCGCGCTCCCTCGCAAATGGTGGATAGCTCTTCTTGCGCTCGCTGCTGGGGCCATGCTGCGGCTCTGGTTCATCCATGCCTATCCTGAGGTGCAGGGCGATCCGCTGATCTATGGGGATATTGCCAAGAACTGGATGCTTCACGGTATCTACGGACTGTCAGGTGGCCAGACCGACGTCGAAGCCATTCGTCCTACGCTCATTCGCCTGCCGGGGTATCCATTGTTTCTGGTGTTATGTTTCCGCATCTTCGGCATCGAGCACTACCACGCGGTGATGTATGTGCAGACCGGAATCGATCTGCTTACATGCCTACTCATCGCCGGATTTACCGCGAAGATCGCGTCGCGGCGCGCCGCATGGGTGGCGCTCTGGTTGGCGGTGCTTTGTCCTTTCACAGCGAATTACGCCGCTACCCCACTCACGGAAACGCTGGAGCTCTTCTCGATTGCGCTGGCTCTCTTGAGTTTTGCCTGCCTTTTAGAAAACCCGGAGTGGCGGTGGGTGTTGGTGCTGGCCTTTGCATTTAGCTATGCCGCTATCCTGCGACCGGATGGAGCGCTGTTGGCGGTAGCCTTGTGCCCTGCGATTGTTGCTTACGGGGCTAAGTTGTGGGGGATGCGGTTGATGTTGCGCATGGCTGTGGTGTGCGGAGTTCTCTCCGTGCTGCCGTTCGTTCCCTGGGCGGTTCGTAACTGGAGAACCTTTCATGTGATTCAGCCGCTGGCTCCGCGCTATGCCACGGACCCTGGTGAGGCTACAAATCCCGGGTTTAACCGCTGGACCAAGACGGTCTGCGCTGATTTGACATGCACATGGGAGATTTACTGGAACGCGAATAGCGATGCTCTGCCGTTCGACCGCCTGCCAAATCGCGCCTTTGATTCGCTTGTGCAGTATGCGAAGACAAAGCAGCTCTTCGCCGACTACAACAAAACAACCACACTCAGCCAGGATATCGACGATCGCTTCGGTGAATTGGCTCAGGAGCGTATCAGTGCTGATCCGCTTCGCTATTACGTTGGCATGCCAATGCTGCGCCTCGCAGATATGTGGCTGAGGCCGCGAACGGAACTGCTCTGGATTGAGTTGCGCTGGTGGGAATATTCGAAGCATCACGCCGAGACGGAGTTTGCTTTAGCGTATGCTGCTCTCAATCTTGCCTACATTGTGCTGGCCTTGATTGGGCTGTACCGTTCTCCCCGTTTTGCAGGGGCAATGCTGCTTTTCATCCTGCTGCGCTGTGCGTTGCTTGCAACCATTGAAGCTCCGGAGCCGCGCTACACGCTTGAATGTTTTCCGATTCTTATTGCGCTGGGAGGGGTAGCTCTCGAGCGCAGGGACGCATACTTCCGCTTGCCGATTTAA
- a CDS encoding nicotinate phosphoribosyltransferase: MIINLARRAHNHNWELDPITRSLLDTDFYKLLMLQFIWKHFPKTRASFSFINRSAQVRLADMIDVDQLREQLEQTRRLRFHKSELIWLAGNTFYGRRGIFEPAFLEWLECDFRLSDYELSTHDGQISLTFHGLWTETTLWEIYILSTINELRTRAALKDLSELELDILYARAKTRLWEKMARLRGVPCLRVSDFGTRRRHSFLWQEYVVNAMTDVLGQNFTGTSNTYLAYKHDLEAIGTNAHELPMALAAMAGDDEELKASQYRLLDLWQQTYQGELLILLPDTFGTTQFLRDAPDWVANWTGQRADSKDPFVAGDEYIAWLDEHGRDPKQKLFIASDSLDVDEILALHAYFAGTLRNGAAPSDFHQATDFLDEKKWSLERRIRFSAGWGTLLTNDFRNCNPRGDDAFDPASLVCKLNDADGRPAVKLSDNFRKALGPQDEVERYRRVFGLEGMAEIPVVT; the protein is encoded by the coding sequence GTGATCATTAATCTCGCGCGGCGTGCTCACAATCACAATTGGGAACTCGATCCCATTACTCGATCCCTGTTGGACACGGATTTTTACAAGCTGCTGATGCTGCAGTTTATCTGGAAACATTTTCCGAAGACCCGCGCGTCCTTCTCATTTATCAATCGCTCGGCACAGGTGCGGCTTGCAGACATGATCGATGTGGACCAGCTCCGGGAACAATTGGAGCAGACGCGTCGCCTGCGCTTTCATAAGTCCGAGTTGATCTGGCTTGCAGGCAATACGTTTTATGGACGGCGCGGCATCTTTGAGCCCGCGTTTCTTGAATGGCTTGAGTGCGATTTTCGACTTTCCGATTATGAGCTGTCCACGCACGACGGTCAGATCTCGTTGACCTTCCACGGACTGTGGACCGAGACGACGCTTTGGGAAATCTACATCCTGTCGACGATTAATGAGTTGAGGACACGCGCCGCGTTAAAGGATCTGAGTGAGCTGGAACTGGACATTCTTTATGCCCGCGCCAAGACGCGTCTTTGGGAAAAGATGGCGCGCTTGCGCGGCGTTCCATGTCTGCGTGTGAGCGATTTCGGCACACGACGGCGGCACAGCTTTTTATGGCAGGAATACGTTGTGAACGCGATGACGGATGTGCTGGGTCAAAATTTTACCGGCACGTCGAATACGTATCTTGCTTACAAACATGATCTGGAGGCCATTGGCACGAACGCGCATGAGCTGCCGATGGCATTGGCTGCGATGGCCGGAGATGATGAAGAACTAAAGGCGTCGCAATATCGGCTGCTCGATTTATGGCAGCAGACGTACCAGGGTGAGCTGTTGATTCTGTTGCCGGATACCTTCGGGACGACGCAGTTTCTGCGGGATGCCCCGGACTGGGTTGCGAACTGGACTGGTCAGCGCGCCGACAGCAAGGATCCCTTCGTAGCCGGGGACGAGTACATTGCATGGCTCGATGAACATGGGCGCGATCCGAAGCAGAAGCTTTTTATCGCCTCCGATTCGCTGGATGTGGATGAAATTCTTGCCCTGCATGCGTATTTCGCCGGGACACTGCGTAATGGCGCGGCTCCGAGTGACTTTCACCAAGCGACAGATTTTCTTGATGAAAAGAAGTGGAGCTTGGAGCGTCGCATCCGCTTCAGCGCAGGCTGGGGCACTTTGTTAACAAATGACTTCCGCAACTGCAATCCGCGTGGCGACGATGCCTTTGATCCTGCCAGCCTGGTCTGCAAACTCAATGACGCTGACGGTAGGCCAGCGGTCAAGCTCTCTGATAATTTCAGGAAAGCGCTGGGGCCGCAAGATGAGGTTGAGCGCTACAGGCGCGTTTTCGGCTTGGAAGGAATGGCCGAAATACCGGTTGTGACCTAG